The nucleotide window ACAACTTCGCCGTTAACAGTAATGTGTTTGTGGCCAACCAGCTGGCGTGCACCAGAACGGGTTGGGGCAATTCCTAAACGGTAAACCACGTTATCTAAACGGGCTTCCAGGAATTTTAACAGGTTCTCGCCGGTAATGCCTTCTTTAGCAGAAGCACGGTGAAACAGGTTTTCGAAATAACGTTCCAATACACCGTAAGTGTATTTAACTTTTTGTTTCTCTTTTAACTGTACAGAGTACTCTGACTCTTTACCACGCCTTTTTGAGGGGCCGTGCATACCCGGTGGGTAGTTTTTTCTTTCTAACGCCTTGTCCGGGCCGAAGATCGGCTCGCGAAACTTACGCGCAATTTTTGATTTTGGTCCTGTGTATCTTGCCATTGTATGTTCTTTTAAAGTATCATACGGCCCGCAGCCGCTGAATCTTAGCTTTAAAAATTAGTTAATTAAACTCTTCTTCTTTTTGCAGGACGACAGCCGTTGTGCGGCAGTGGTGTAATGTCCTTAATTGTAGTAACCTCGATACCGGTAGTCTGCAAAGTACGGATAGCTGACTCGCGACCTGAACCCGGGCCTTTTACAAATACTTCAACTTTACGTAACCCTAAATCGTATGCTGCTTTACCGCAATCCGAAGCTGCCTGACCGGCTGCATAAGGGGTGTTCTTTTTAGAACCTTTGAAACCCATTTTACCAGCTGAAGACCATGATATAGCCTGGCCGCTGTTGTTGGTTAAGGTAATGATAATGTTGTTGAATGTAGCGTTAATGTGTGCCTGACCTACAGGTTCAACCACTACGATACGCTTTTTGGTTACTTTTTTAGCTTTAGCCATTTTATGTTTTTACTTTTTGTTATGGATTATTAGGTTGTTAAAACCAAGACCCAAAACACATTTTAATTTGATATATATTCCTAATGAAAAATGAGTAAAGAACGAATCTCTACTCACAAATCACTAATCACTATTTAGTAGCTTTCTTTTTGTTGGCAACTGTCTTACGTTTACCTTTACGGGTACGTGAGTTGTTTTTGGTGCGCTGGCCACGTAATGGCAAGCCTTTACGATGACGGGTACCGCGGTAGCAACCAATATCCATTAAACGTTTAATGTTCAGTTGTACTTCAGAACGCAGGGCGCCTTCAACCTTAATTTTATCGTTAATAATGGTACGGATGGCTGTTAACTGCTCGTCAGTCCAGTCCTGTACTTTAGTGTTGAAGTCAATACCAGCTTCAGTTAAAATATTCTGAGCTGTAGTGTGGCCTATACCGTAAATGTAGGTAAGCCCTATCTCGCCTCTTTTATTCTTTGGTAAATCAATACCTGCTATCCTTGCCATATTTCTAATTTGTGTTGTTACGTAATAACCGAACGGCGGCTACCGTTGTACGAATTATTACAATATCTTTTTTAATTACCCTTGACGCTGTTTAAACTTTGGATTCTTTTTGTTTATCACGTAAAGTTTCCCGTTACGGCGAATGATCTTGCAATCAGCGCTGCGTTTTTTAATGGATGCTCTAACTTTCATCTCTCTTTTATATATTATTTATATCTGTAGGTTATCCTGCCTTTTGTTAAATCGTACGGGCTCATTTCCAGTTTCACCTTATCACCAGGTAAAATTTTGATGTAGTGCATCCGCATTTTGCCTGATATATGTGCTATAATTTC belongs to Mucilaginibacter boryungensis and includes:
- the rpsM gene encoding 30S ribosomal protein S13, which gives rise to MARIAGIDLPKNKRGEIGLTYIYGIGHTTAQNILTEAGIDFNTKVQDWTDEQLTAIRTIINDKIKVEGALRSEVQLNIKRLMDIGCYRGTRHRKGLPLRGQRTKNNSRTRKGKRKTVANKKKATK
- the rpsK gene encoding 30S ribosomal protein S11, giving the protein MAKAKKVTKKRIVVVEPVGQAHINATFNNIIITLTNNSGQAISWSSAGKMGFKGSKKNTPYAAGQAASDCGKAAYDLGLRKVEVFVKGPGSGRESAIRTLQTTGIEVTTIKDITPLPHNGCRPAKRRRV
- the infA gene encoding translation initiation factor IF-1, which produces MAKQSSIEQDGTIREALSNAMFRVELENGHEIIAHISGKMRMHYIKILPGDKVKLEMSPYDLTKGRITYRYK
- the rpsD gene encoding 30S ribosomal protein S4 translates to MARYTGPKSKIARKFREPIFGPDKALERKNYPPGMHGPSKRRGKESEYSVQLKEKQKVKYTYGVLERYFENLFHRASAKEGITGENLLKFLEARLDNVVYRLGIAPTRSGARQLVGHKHITVNGEVVNIASYTVKPGDVVAVREKSKTLEAITASVAGRRISKYTWLEWDANALTGKLLNYPNRDEIPENIKENLIVELYSK
- the ykgO gene encoding type B 50S ribosomal protein L36 — protein: MKVRASIKKRSADCKIIRRNGKLYVINKKNPKFKQRQG